A single Vanacampus margaritifer isolate UIUO_Vmar chromosome 14, RoL_Vmar_1.0, whole genome shotgun sequence DNA region contains:
- the orai1b gene encoding calcium release-activated calcium channel protein 1 isoform X1, with protein sequence MRNMSISEHSLQALSWRKLYLSRAKLKASSRTSALLSGFAMVAMVEVQLDNSYPYPPALLIAFSACTTVLVAVHLFALMVSTCILPNIEAVSNVHNINSVSESPHERMHRHIELAWAFSTVIGTLLFLAEVVLLCWVKFLPVKPSKVGNGTVSAGVAAAITSTSIMVPFGLVFIVFAVHFYRSLVSHKTDRQFQELEELSNLTRLQNELDNRGESLLPSPSSHFP encoded by the exons ATGCGCAACATGAGCATCAGCGAGCATTCCCTGCAAGCTCTATCGTGGAGGAAGCTTTACCTGAGCCGGGCCAAACTCAAAGCTTCCAGTCGGACCTCCGCGCTGCTCTCCGGATTCGCAATG GTGGCCATGGTGGAAGTGCAGCTGGACAACAGCTACCCGTACCCGCCGGCGCTGCTGATCGCCTTCAGCGCCTGCACCACCGTCTTGGTGGCCGTGCACCTTTTCGCCCTGATGGTCAGCACTTGCATCCTGCCCAACATCGAGGCGGTCAGCAACGTGCACAACATCAACTCGGTGAGCGAGTCGCCGCACGAGCGCATGCACCGCCACATCGAGCTGGCCTGGGCCTTCTCCACCGTCATCGGGACGCTGCTCTTCCTGGCCGAGGTGGTGCTCCTGTGCTGGGTCAAGTTCCTGCCCGTCAAGCCCAGCAAGGTGGGCAACGGCACGGTGTCGGCGGGGGTGGCCGCCGCCATCACCTCCACCTCCATCATGGTCCCCTTCGGGTTGGTCTTCATCGTCTTCGCCGTGCACTTCTACCGCTCGCTGGTCAGCCACAAGACGGACCGGCAGTTCCAGGAACTGGAGGAGCTCTCCAACCTCACCAGGCTGCAGAACGAGCTGGACAATCGAGGCGAGTCGCTGTTGCCTTCGCCG
- the orai1b gene encoding calcium release-activated calcium channel protein 1 isoform X2 — MVEVQLDNSYPYPPALLIAFSACTTVLVAVHLFALMVSTCILPNIEAVSNVHNINSVSESPHERMHRHIELAWAFSTVIGTLLFLAEVVLLCWVKFLPVKPSKVGNGTVSAGVAAAITSTSIMVPFGLVFIVFAVHFYRSLVSHKTDRQFQELEELSNLTRLQNELDNRGESLLPSPSSHFP; from the coding sequence ATGGTGGAAGTGCAGCTGGACAACAGCTACCCGTACCCGCCGGCGCTGCTGATCGCCTTCAGCGCCTGCACCACCGTCTTGGTGGCCGTGCACCTTTTCGCCCTGATGGTCAGCACTTGCATCCTGCCCAACATCGAGGCGGTCAGCAACGTGCACAACATCAACTCGGTGAGCGAGTCGCCGCACGAGCGCATGCACCGCCACATCGAGCTGGCCTGGGCCTTCTCCACCGTCATCGGGACGCTGCTCTTCCTGGCCGAGGTGGTGCTCCTGTGCTGGGTCAAGTTCCTGCCCGTCAAGCCCAGCAAGGTGGGCAACGGCACGGTGTCGGCGGGGGTGGCCGCCGCCATCACCTCCACCTCCATCATGGTCCCCTTCGGGTTGGTCTTCATCGTCTTCGCCGTGCACTTCTACCGCTCGCTGGTCAGCCACAAGACGGACCGGCAGTTCCAGGAACTGGAGGAGCTCTCCAACCTCACCAGGCTGCAGAACGAGCTGGACAATCGAGGCGAGTCGCTGTTGCCTTCGCCG
- the LOC144033884 gene encoding WD repeat-containing protein 36-like isoform X1 has product MAGGGGSILFSGFRLLGLYCNHVPHVLRYHRKHREFYLVTSVGKCLHTYNVSRLGIVAISNSLQDDITCMAADRMLAFAAAGTLVYAFARNKEVVMRYRGHEQEVRLLLPFGDQLISSDGGGLVIVWDVQSGDVYLQLHFEPATFDVSAMMHPSTYLNKVLLGSSQGALQLWNLKTSKLLYTFAGWSAGVTVLQQSPAVDVVAVGTATGRIIVHNIRLDETLMAFAQDWGPITSLAFRTDGPPTLAAGSPQGHVTLWDLERQQLLAQLRHAHKTAVSASFVHGEPLLITTAGDNAIKVWILDQEGGGARLLRNRQGHSAPPTAIRHHGDDGKNILSAGQDGTLQSFSTVHERLHKNLGHGSVNKKKEQKKKKGLSYEELRLPAITAFSSAAARQSDWDGIVACHRGRLAATTWNFQRCTRGAHHLSPPGGGNTSVATAVDITSCGNFALVGSSCGRVDVYNLQSGLHRGCYGDGQKAHSGAVRGVASDALNQLTLTAASDWLLKFWRFKSRKQEEQMKLNAAPASMKLHRDSGMLALALDDLTLLIVDVETKRVVRKFAGHHGNTNDMTFSPDGRWLITGGMDCTIRTWDVPSGSLVDCFLVSMAPVGVSMSPTGDFLATSHVDVLGVCLWTNKSLCGPVGLRPLPADYQPEAETLPGGGAPEAEREVTLEEEEPDEAYSSAEQLGAELVTLSQLPESRWKHLLCLDAIKRRNKAPTAPVSGASAPFFLPTVPGLTPRFAVPQRETQSKVLSCSLPSQRSKFSCALQEGLETESFAVAVQLLKSLGPSAVSVELAGLSPEGGGADSLLLAFIGMTDSMLASGRDFDLAHAYLSLFLKLHLRSLAQDAVAMEALVRLSSRLEAGWAELRASFNQSLCLLAYAKSALL; this is encoded by the exons ATGGCGGGAGGAGGCGGAAGTATTTTGTTTAGCGGCTTCCGACTTTTGGGACTTTACTGCAACCACGTGCCGCACGTACTGCGTTATCATCGCAAACACCGGGAGTTCTATCTGGTGACGTCAGTTGGGAAATGTTTGCACACTTACAAC GTCAGTCGTTTGGGCATCGTGGCCATCA GTAACAGCCTGCAGGATGACATCACATGCATGGCGGCAGACAGGATGTTGGCCTTCGCCGCCGCCGGCACGCTCGTGTACGCCTTCGCCAGGAACAAAGAG GTGGTGATGCGCTACCGTGGACACGAACAGGAAGTGCGCCTGCTGCTTCCTTTCGGCGACCAGCTGATCTCGTCCGACGGCGGCGGGCTTGTCATCGTCTGGGACGTTCAAAGCGGCG ACGTTTACCTGCAGCTGCACTTTGAGCCCGCCACCTTTGACGTGTCGGCCATGATGCACCCCAGCACGTACCTCAACAAAGTGCTGCTGGGAAGTTCCCAGGGTGCATTGCAGCTCTGGAACCTCAAGACCag CAAGTTGTTGTACACGTTTGCCGGCTGGTCGGCAGGTGTCACTGTGCTGCAGCAG AGCCCGGCGGTGGACGTGGTGGCCGTCGGCACGGCAACGGGCCGCATCATCGTTCACAACATCCGATTGGACGAGACGCTGATGGCCTTCGCGCAGGACTGGGGACCAATCACGTCGCTGGCTTTCCggacag ACGGGCCGCCCACGCTGGCGGCGGGAAGCCCACAAGGTCACGTGACCTTGTGGGACCTGGAGCGGCAGCAGCTGCTGGCTCAGCTCAGACACGCCCACAAGACGGCGGTGAGCGCCAGCTTCGTGCACGGCGAGCCGCTTCTCATCACCACCGCCGGCGACAACGCCATCAAG GTCTGGATCCTTGACCAggaagggggcggggccagGTTGCTGAGAAATCGCCAGGGTCACAGTGCCCCGCCCACCGCCATCCGTCACCATGGCGACGACGGGAAAAACATCCTCAGCGCAG GTCAAGACGGGACACTGCAGTCTTTTTCCACCGTCCACGAACGACTCCACAAGAACCTTGGACACG GCTCCGTCAATAAAAAGAaagagcagaagaagaagaagggctTGTCCTACGAGGAGCTGCGCTTGCCCGCAATCACCGCCTTCTCCTCCG CTGCGGCCCGCCAGTCGGACTGGGACGGCATCGTGGCGTGTCACCGCGGTCGCCTGGCGGCCACCACCTGGAACTTCCAGCGCTGCACCAGGGGGGCGCACCACCTCAGCCCGCCGGGGGGCGGCAACACTTCTGTCGCTACG GCCGTggacatcacttcctgtgggAACTTTGCGCTTGTGGGGTCTTCGTGCGGCCGCGTCGACGTTTACAACCTGCAGTCGGGACTTCATCGCGGTTGCTATGGAGACGGGCAGAAAG CTCACAGCGGCGCCGTGCGAGGCGTGGCCAGCGACGCGCTCAATCAGCTGACTCTCACCGCCGCGTCCGATTGGCTGCTCAAGTTCTGGCGCTTCAAGAGCCGCAAACAGGAAGAGCAGATGAAGCTCAACGCGGCGCCCGCTAGCATGAAGCTGCACAGGGACAG CGGGATGCTGGCGCTCGCTCTGGATGACTTGACGCTGCTGATCGTCGACGTGGAAACCAAGCGAGTGGTCCGCAAGTTCGCCGGTCACCACGGCAACACCAACGACATG ACTTTCAGCCCCGACGGTCGCTGGTTGATCACCGGCGGGATGGACTGCACCATTCGCACGTGGGACGTCCCCTCCGGAAG CCTGGTGGACTGCTTCCTGGTTTCCATGGCGCCGGTGGGCGTGTCCATGTCCCCCACTGGAGACTTCCTGGCGACGTCGCACGTGGACGTCCTGGGCGTTTGCTTGTG GACCAATAAGAGCCTGTGCGGGCCGGTGGGGCTCCGCCCACTGCCGGCCGACTACCAGCCGGAGGCGGAGACTCTGCCGGGGGGAGGGGCGCCGGAGGCCGAGCGGGAAGTGAcattggaggaggaggagcccgACGAAGCGTACAGCTCGGCGGAGCAGTTGGGGGCGGAGCTTGTGACGCTGTCGCAGCTACCCGAGTCCAGATGGAAACATCTGCTGTGCCTGGACGCCATCAAG AGGAGGAACAAAGCGCCGACTGCGCCCGTGTCTGGAGCGTCGGCGCCCTTCTTCCTGCCCACCGTGCCGGGCCTCACGCCGCGCTTCGCCGTCCCGCAGCGGGAAACGCAG TCCAAGGTGCTGAGCTGCAGTCTGCCGTCCCAGAGGTCAAAGTTCAGCTGTGCTCTGCAGGAAGGTCTTGAAACGgagtcat TCGCCGTTGCCGTGCAGCTGTTGAAAAGTTTGGGTCCGTCGGCCGTGTCCGTGGAGCTGGCCGGTCTGTCGCCGGAAGGGGGCGGAGCCGACAGCCTCCTGTTGGCCTTCATTGGCATGACGGACAGCATGCTGGCCAGTGGGCGGGACTTTGATCTGGCTCACGCCTACCTGTCGCTGTTTCTCAAG CTTCACCTGCGCTCGCTGGCTCAGGATGCCGTCGCCATGGAAGCCTTGGTCCGCCTCTCCTCGCGGCTGGAGGCGGGATGGGCGGAGCTACGGGCGTCCTTCAATCAATCGCTTTGTTTGTTGGCCTACGCCAAGAGTGCACTTTTGTGA
- the LOC144033884 gene encoding WD repeat-containing protein 36-like isoform X2, protein MAADRMLAFAAAGTLVYAFARNKEVVMRYRGHEQEVRLLLPFGDQLISSDGGGLVIVWDVQSGDVYLQLHFEPATFDVSAMMHPSTYLNKVLLGSSQGALQLWNLKTSKLLYTFAGWSAGVTVLQQSPAVDVVAVGTATGRIIVHNIRLDETLMAFAQDWGPITSLAFRTDGPPTLAAGSPQGHVTLWDLERQQLLAQLRHAHKTAVSASFVHGEPLLITTAGDNAIKVWILDQEGGGARLLRNRQGHSAPPTAIRHHGDDGKNILSAGQDGTLQSFSTVHERLHKNLGHGSVNKKKEQKKKKGLSYEELRLPAITAFSSAAARQSDWDGIVACHRGRLAATTWNFQRCTRGAHHLSPPGGGNTSVATAVDITSCGNFALVGSSCGRVDVYNLQSGLHRGCYGDGQKAHSGAVRGVASDALNQLTLTAASDWLLKFWRFKSRKQEEQMKLNAAPASMKLHRDSGMLALALDDLTLLIVDVETKRVVRKFAGHHGNTNDMTFSPDGRWLITGGMDCTIRTWDVPSGSLVDCFLVSMAPVGVSMSPTGDFLATSHVDVLGVCLWTNKSLCGPVGLRPLPADYQPEAETLPGGGAPEAEREVTLEEEEPDEAYSSAEQLGAELVTLSQLPESRWKHLLCLDAIKRRNKAPTAPVSGASAPFFLPTVPGLTPRFAVPQRETQSKVLSCSLPSQRSKFSCALQEGLETESFAVAVQLLKSLGPSAVSVELAGLSPEGGGADSLLLAFIGMTDSMLASGRDFDLAHAYLSLFLKLHLRSLAQDAVAMEALVRLSSRLEAGWAELRASFNQSLCLLAYAKSALL, encoded by the exons ATGGCGGCAGACAGGATGTTGGCCTTCGCCGCCGCCGGCACGCTCGTGTACGCCTTCGCCAGGAACAAAGAG GTGGTGATGCGCTACCGTGGACACGAACAGGAAGTGCGCCTGCTGCTTCCTTTCGGCGACCAGCTGATCTCGTCCGACGGCGGCGGGCTTGTCATCGTCTGGGACGTTCAAAGCGGCG ACGTTTACCTGCAGCTGCACTTTGAGCCCGCCACCTTTGACGTGTCGGCCATGATGCACCCCAGCACGTACCTCAACAAAGTGCTGCTGGGAAGTTCCCAGGGTGCATTGCAGCTCTGGAACCTCAAGACCag CAAGTTGTTGTACACGTTTGCCGGCTGGTCGGCAGGTGTCACTGTGCTGCAGCAG AGCCCGGCGGTGGACGTGGTGGCCGTCGGCACGGCAACGGGCCGCATCATCGTTCACAACATCCGATTGGACGAGACGCTGATGGCCTTCGCGCAGGACTGGGGACCAATCACGTCGCTGGCTTTCCggacag ACGGGCCGCCCACGCTGGCGGCGGGAAGCCCACAAGGTCACGTGACCTTGTGGGACCTGGAGCGGCAGCAGCTGCTGGCTCAGCTCAGACACGCCCACAAGACGGCGGTGAGCGCCAGCTTCGTGCACGGCGAGCCGCTTCTCATCACCACCGCCGGCGACAACGCCATCAAG GTCTGGATCCTTGACCAggaagggggcggggccagGTTGCTGAGAAATCGCCAGGGTCACAGTGCCCCGCCCACCGCCATCCGTCACCATGGCGACGACGGGAAAAACATCCTCAGCGCAG GTCAAGACGGGACACTGCAGTCTTTTTCCACCGTCCACGAACGACTCCACAAGAACCTTGGACACG GCTCCGTCAATAAAAAGAaagagcagaagaagaagaagggctTGTCCTACGAGGAGCTGCGCTTGCCCGCAATCACCGCCTTCTCCTCCG CTGCGGCCCGCCAGTCGGACTGGGACGGCATCGTGGCGTGTCACCGCGGTCGCCTGGCGGCCACCACCTGGAACTTCCAGCGCTGCACCAGGGGGGCGCACCACCTCAGCCCGCCGGGGGGCGGCAACACTTCTGTCGCTACG GCCGTggacatcacttcctgtgggAACTTTGCGCTTGTGGGGTCTTCGTGCGGCCGCGTCGACGTTTACAACCTGCAGTCGGGACTTCATCGCGGTTGCTATGGAGACGGGCAGAAAG CTCACAGCGGCGCCGTGCGAGGCGTGGCCAGCGACGCGCTCAATCAGCTGACTCTCACCGCCGCGTCCGATTGGCTGCTCAAGTTCTGGCGCTTCAAGAGCCGCAAACAGGAAGAGCAGATGAAGCTCAACGCGGCGCCCGCTAGCATGAAGCTGCACAGGGACAG CGGGATGCTGGCGCTCGCTCTGGATGACTTGACGCTGCTGATCGTCGACGTGGAAACCAAGCGAGTGGTCCGCAAGTTCGCCGGTCACCACGGCAACACCAACGACATG ACTTTCAGCCCCGACGGTCGCTGGTTGATCACCGGCGGGATGGACTGCACCATTCGCACGTGGGACGTCCCCTCCGGAAG CCTGGTGGACTGCTTCCTGGTTTCCATGGCGCCGGTGGGCGTGTCCATGTCCCCCACTGGAGACTTCCTGGCGACGTCGCACGTGGACGTCCTGGGCGTTTGCTTGTG GACCAATAAGAGCCTGTGCGGGCCGGTGGGGCTCCGCCCACTGCCGGCCGACTACCAGCCGGAGGCGGAGACTCTGCCGGGGGGAGGGGCGCCGGAGGCCGAGCGGGAAGTGAcattggaggaggaggagcccgACGAAGCGTACAGCTCGGCGGAGCAGTTGGGGGCGGAGCTTGTGACGCTGTCGCAGCTACCCGAGTCCAGATGGAAACATCTGCTGTGCCTGGACGCCATCAAG AGGAGGAACAAAGCGCCGACTGCGCCCGTGTCTGGAGCGTCGGCGCCCTTCTTCCTGCCCACCGTGCCGGGCCTCACGCCGCGCTTCGCCGTCCCGCAGCGGGAAACGCAG TCCAAGGTGCTGAGCTGCAGTCTGCCGTCCCAGAGGTCAAAGTTCAGCTGTGCTCTGCAGGAAGGTCTTGAAACGgagtcat TCGCCGTTGCCGTGCAGCTGTTGAAAAGTTTGGGTCCGTCGGCCGTGTCCGTGGAGCTGGCCGGTCTGTCGCCGGAAGGGGGCGGAGCCGACAGCCTCCTGTTGGCCTTCATTGGCATGACGGACAGCATGCTGGCCAGTGGGCGGGACTTTGATCTGGCTCACGCCTACCTGTCGCTGTTTCTCAAG CTTCACCTGCGCTCGCTGGCTCAGGATGCCGTCGCCATGGAAGCCTTGGTCCGCCTCTCCTCGCGGCTGGAGGCGGGATGGGCGGAGCTACGGGCGTCCTTCAATCAATCGCTTTGTTTGTTGGCCTACGCCAAGAGTGCACTTTTGTGA
- the ap3b1a gene encoding AP-3 complex subunit beta-1: MSTTALYNDQGGAEAAVEAGQESTAGAGTAFGLFSADFKKNEDLKEMLESNKESLKLEAMKRVVGLIAKGKNASELFPAVVKNVASKNIELKKLVYVYLVRYAEEQQDLALLSISTFQRALKDPNQLIRASALRVLSSIRVPIIVPIMMLAIKEAAADLSPYVRKTSAHAIQKLYSLDPEQKEHLIEVIEKLLKDKSTLVAGSVVMAFEEVCPDRIDLIHKNYRKLCNLLVDVEEWGQVVIISMLTRYARTQFASPWKEGAEFAENDDKAFYDSDSEEKKESAEAQAYVMVPDHRLLLRNTKPLLQSRNTAVVMAVAQLYWHLAPKQEVNVVTKSLVRLLRSHREVQYVVLQNIATMSIQRKGMFEPFMKSFYVRSTDTTQIKTLKLEILTNLANEANIATILREFQTYVKSPDKAFAAATIQAIGRCAANIAEVTDTCLNGLVLLLSNRDEGVVAESVVVIRKLLLTQPTQHSDIIKHMAKLFDKITVPMARASILWLMGEYCERVPKMAPDVLRKMAKSFTAEEDIVKLQAVNLAAKLYLTNSKQTKLLTQYILNLAKYDPSYDIRDRTRFIRQLIVPSDKSGALNKYARRILLAPKPAPVLQSAFKDRDRFQLGTLSHSLNSKALGYQELSDWPAVAPDQTVRNVEVVESVNEWAPLVGQVKSPESDDKFYSDEDADKKDRTSDSSSSDDSSSSSSSSEESESGSDQEDDSSDDSDKSSTDSGKSSGQSEKSSDGSEQKKKKKKTAAAKKVQAEKCKPSTTDSDSDESGDEPAAERSSSSAASSSSEPDSDSDSESVSAAEQQRKNVKSKPKVENEPKKEESLLDLDDFLPAATNTSKSSTLSSSLLSDLEGLSLSGVSAANTPVSSPSFGAAQSYELLHHMSGKGLSAKYHFSRQPCLYQARMVAVQVTLTNCCERPLEDIHVRARSPAGLNIHSFNAIERLDPEASVTVSMGIDFNDSTQAANFQLCTKEENFSVFVQPAVGELLAPCSLSEADFCKEQSQLRGMNETSATVAAAISDISGPAVAKRVLSVANVGAVASSQGRLHRFAARTVSSEVLVLVLVLLDADERTGGGCKLTVNTEKSVMASMLLRDLKRALTQA; the protein is encoded by the exons ATGTCGACGACAGCTTTGTACAACGACCAAGGAGGAGCGGAGGCTGCGGTGGAGGCTGGCCAGGAAAGCACCGCCGGGGCCGGGACTGCTTTCGGACTCTTCAGTGCTGACTTTAAGAA GAACGAAGACCTCAAAGAAATGCTGGAGAGCAACAAAGAGTCGCTCAAACTGGAGGCCATGAAAAGAGTCGTCGGG CTGATCGCCAAAGGAAAAAACGCTTCGGAGCTGTTTCCCGCCGTGGTGAAGAACGTGGCGAGTAAGAACATCGAG CTGAAGAAGTTGGTGTACGTGTACTTGGTGAGATATGCGGAAGAGCAGCAGGACCTCGCCTTGCTCTCCATCAGCACCTTCCAACGGGCCCTCAAG GACCCAAACCAGCTGATCCGGGCCAGCGCGCTGAGGGTTTTGTCCAGCATCCGCGTCCCCATCATCGTCCCCATCATGATGCTGGCCATCAAGGAGGCCGCCGCCGACCTGTCGCCTTACGTCAGGAAGACGTCTGCCCACGCCATCCAGAAGCTTTACAG CCTGGATCCCGAGCAGAAGGAGCATCTCATCGAAGTGATCGAGAAGCTCCTGAAGGACAAAAGCACG CTGGTGGCGGGCAGCGTGGTGATGGCCTTCGAGGAGGTGTGCCCGGATCGCATCGACCTGATCCACAAGAACTACCGCAAGCTGTGCAACCTGCTGGTGGACGTGGAGGAGTGGGGGCAGGTGGTCATCATCTCCATGCTGACGcgatacgcacgcacgcagttCGCCAGCCCCTGGAAGGAG GGCGCCGAGTTTGCGGAAAATGACGACAAGGCCTTCTACGACTCGGACTCGGAGGAGAAAAAAGAGTCGGCGGAAGCGCAAGCCTACGTGATGGTCCCGGACCACCGGCTGCTGCTCCGCAACACCAAGCCGCTGCTGCAGAGCCGCAACACGGCG GTGGTGATGGCGGTGGCTCAGCTTTACTGGCACTTGGCGcccaaacaggaagtcaacgTGGTCACCAAGTCGCTGGTGCGTCTGCTGCGGAGCCACAG AGAGGTCCAGTACGTGGTCCTCCAGAACATCGCCACCATGTCCATCCAGAGGAAG GGGATGTTTGAGCCCTTCATGAAGAGCTTCTACGTGCGATCCACGGACACCACGCAGATCAAAACACTGAAG CTGGAGATCCTGACCAACCTGGCCAACGAGGCCAACATCGCCACCATCCTGAGAGAGTTTCAG ACCTACGTGAAGAGTCCAGACAAAGCCTTCGCGGCGGCCACCATCCAGGCCATCGGGAGGTGCGCCGCCAACATCGCGGAGGTGACGGACACCTGCCTCAACGGGCTGGTGCTGCTGCTCTCCAACAGAGACG aGGGCGTGGTGGCGGAGAGCGTGGTGGTCATCCGGAAGTTGCTGCTGACTCAGCCCACCCAGCACAGCGACATCATCAAGCACATGGCCAAGCTCTTCGACAAGATCACG GTGCCCATGGCTCGGGCCAGCATCTTGTGGCTGATGGGCGAGTACTGCGAGCGCGTGCCCAAGATGGCTCCCGACGTGCTGCGCAAGATGGCAAAGTCCTTCACGGCAGAGGAGGACATCGTCAAGCTGCAGGCCGTCAACTTGGCGGCCAAGCTCTACCTCACCAACTCCAAGCAG ACCAAGCTGCTCACCCAGTACATCCTCAACTTGGCCAAGTACGACCCCAGCTACGACATTCGGGATCGCACCCGCTTCATACGCCAACTGATCGTGCCTAGCGACAAGAGCGGCGCCCTCAACAAGTACGCCCGCCGCATCCTTTTGGCGCCCAAGCCCGCCCCCGTGCTCCAGTCGGCCTTCAAAG ATCGCGATCGTTTCCAGCTGGGAACGCTGTCGCACAGCCTCAACAGCAAAGCGCTCGGATACCAGGAGCTGTCGGACTGGCCGGCGGTGGCGCCCGACCAGACCGTGAGAAACGTGGAGGTCGTTGAGTCT GTCAACGAGTGGGCGCCGCTCGTCGGGCAGGTCAAGTCGCCCGAATCTGACGACAAGTTCTACTCGGATGAGGACGCAGACAAAAAGGACCGAACGTctgacagcagcagcagcgacgacagcagcagcagcagcagcagcagtgaaG AGTCTGAAAGCGGCAGCGACCAAGAGGACGACAGCAGCGACGACTCCGATAAGAGTTCCACCGATTCCGGGAAAAGTTCTGGCCAGTCGGAAAAGAGCTCCGACGGATCagaacagaagaagaagaagaagaagacggcgGCGGCCAAGAAAGTTCAGGCGGAGAAATGCAAGCCCAGCACAACTGACAG CGACTCCGACGAAAGCGGCGACGAACccgcggcggaaagaagcagcTCGTCGGCCGCCAGCTCCTCGTCAGAACCCGACTCGGACTCGGACTCGGAATCGGTTTCTGCCGCAGAGCAACAGCGGAAGAACGTCAAGTCCAAACCCAAG GTGGAAAACGAGCCCAAGAAGGAAGAATCCTTGCTGGATCTCGACGACT ttttgccAGCGGCCACAAACACGAGCAAGTCCTCGACGCTCTCCTCCAGTTTGCTGTCCGACCTGGAAGGACTTTCGCTCTCTGGCGTCTCCGCCGCCAACACGCCG GTTAGCAGTCCGTCTTTTGGAGCGGCGCAAAGCTACGAGTTGCTTCACCACATGAGCGGCAAGGGCCTGTCTGCAAAGTACCACTTCTCGCGCCAGCCCTGCTTGTACCAGGCCCGCATGGTGGCCGTGCAGGTCACGCTGACCAACTGCTGCGAGCGCCCCCTGGAGGACATCCACGTCAGGGCGCGCAGCCCCGCCGGCCTCAACATTCACTCTTTTAACGCCATCG AGCGCTTGGATCCCGAGGCCTCCGTGACCGTTTCCATGGGCATCGACTTCAACGACTCCACGCAAGCGGCCAACTTCCAGCTgtg CACCAAAGAGGAGAACTTCAGTGTTTTCGTGCAACCTGCTGTGGGCGAACTGCTCGCGCCCTGCAGCCTCTCGGAGGCCGACTTCTGCAAAGAGCAAA gtcaaCTGCGAGGCATGAACGAGACCTCGGCGACCGTCGCCGCGGCGATCAGCGACATCTCCGGCCCAGCCGTCGCCAAGCGAGTCCTGTCGGTGGCCAATGTGGGCGCGGTGGCCTCCTCCCAAGGTCGTCTGCACAG GTTTGCCGCTCGCACGGTGAGCAGCGAggtcctggtcctggtcctGGTTCTGCTGGACGCCGACGAGCGGACGGGCGGCGGGTGCAAGCTGACCGTCAACACGGAGAAGAGCGTCATGGCGTCCATGTTGCTGCGGGACCTCAAACGGGCGCTGACGCAGGCATAG